In a single window of the Oscarella lobularis chromosome 2, ooOscLobu1.1, whole genome shotgun sequence genome:
- the LOC136200390 gene encoding ultraviolet-sensitive opsin-like encodes MNGSGLEASGLEAINSTQNQSNSTELILKELFDADLYAQASVFILACLQLLFCGTALVAIVRVRALRVGQNVYIVNLVFSDIVRAMLLISFFAYELKTYEYGSHERRDACAFILFLDLWQAFWSMWATVLILQSRHSTIRDPLEAGITTGKATIASVVTCAMGIAIAMPLFFTWTKYKVTYIIRDDGYFVDICYRDVSNLTNHLSFMLFYTGVSYWLPFSFVIYYLVRTLKLVTQSVRERRKLSAVDSNSSTQQATTTPFYKSKALWYVILIVVSNAVLPAPYIVVQMLHTFRGVEKNLLTIVGIIFTLNFFVNAVLYCYWVRTFTRSLWDVLRCRKVRTMISVRN; translated from the coding sequence ATGAATGGGTCAGGTCTTGAAGCGTCGGGTCTTGAAGCTATAAATTCAActcaaaatcaatcaaattcaacagaattgattctgaaggagcTGTTTGATGCGGATCTGTATGCGCAAGCAAGCGTGTTTATCTTGGCATGCCTTCAGCTTTTGTTCTGCGGAACTGCACTTGTAGCAATCGTCCGCGTTCGCGCTCTGCGCGTGGGTCAAAATGTTTACATAGTCAACTTGGTTTTCTCCGACATCGTTCGTGCCATGCTCCtaatttcgtttttcgcctATGAACTGAAGACATACGAATACGGCAGCCACGAACGAAGGGATGCTTGCGCttttattcttttcttagATCTCTGGCAAGCTTTCTGGTCAATGTGGGCGACTGTTCTCATATTGCAGAGCCGTCATTCAACAATCAGGGATCCTCTCGAAGCCGGCATAACAACTGGAAAGGCGACGATTGCAAGTGTCGTCACATGTGCAATGGGAATCGCCATTGCGATGCCGCTTTTCTTCACCTGGACAAAGTACAAGGTCACATATATTAtacgcgacgacggctatTTCGTAGATATATGCTATCGAGACGTGTCCAATCTCACAAACCATCTCTCGTTCATGCTTTTCTACACCGGAGTATCTTATTGGCTGCCGTTTTCatttgttatttattatCTCGTGAGAACGTTGAAACTAGTTACTCAAAGTGTAAGAGAACGGCGAAAATTGTCTGCTGTGGATTCCAATAGCAGCACACAGCAAGCCACTACTACACCTTTTTACAAATCAAAAGCACTCTGGTACGTCATCCTTATTGTCGTTTCAAACGCAGTGCTCCCTGCACCGTACATTGTCGTGCAGATGCTACATACTTTTCGTGGAGTAGAAAAGAATCTTCTTACAATTGTCGGCATAATATTCACGCTGAACTTTTTCGTCAACGCAGTCCTCTACTGTTACTGGGTTAGGACGTTCACGCGTTCGCTTTGGGATGTTTTACGGTGCCGCAAAGTGCGTACAATGATTTCAGTGAGAAACTAA
- the LOC136199952 gene encoding neutral alpha-glucosidase C-like has translation MSFNQYNLNVSIMLGENAVTWSPQPTAYRTDAGGNLFGTFEMLGGETTDWTKKLNCYAPGKPSYCELGLVSRDGFAVIDDTNRVRFDNSSWPWLINSSLPEPSSESCDIPADEREDCIALSENSDTCVARGCCHGKNLNGVPSCYYSSTAVRDLYFFGHGHDYVKALGDFVSIAGPIALPPKYVFGVFYSRYWAYSDFEEKTIIRDFMNHGVPLDVLVLDMDWHYTFSGHKTPTGNGTGWTGYTFDNHLFPNPQRFLEWCHSHGLHVTVNLHPAGGIQPWEEKYADMARAMGIDPSTNETVRFDLSSKAFVTNWFNIVLAERERQGDHRYPIGFSGDTRVTWETLSFQSHDIGGHVGAAWSEIYVRWVQFGVFSPIFRPHSHKNVEMYRLIWKYPSDVYHILRSYFVLRGALVPYIYTYARVAYDTGVSLIRPVYDTGVSLIRPVYYVYPELSQSYDPAFRSQYFFGESFFVSPVITPEDNVTQLASTTIWFPGDANETYVGVNSGLVYPSGTVVNFTWTLYEAPVFGIAGSIVPMRVDADATRIGSAREIPNSFYGAWPAKEVTIKGKSVPLASYESACMTECWSYDGSSLLLYVNIPPLSLTEMISVKVVSMFPLPASELGMGFPRLLKRLKTIKSLFDVSGGNQEDCWTLLTAAETGERITDNVASAEKELKMFTSNLSNLRGGVEEVRHEKRLDKAAKTIKLAQLAN, from the exons ATGTCATTTAATCAATACAATCTTAACGTTTCAATAATGTTAGGCGAAAATGCGGTCACGTGGTCGCCTCAACCGACTGCATATCGCACTGACGCTGGCGGCAATCTTTTTGGTACATTCGAGATGTTGggaggcgaaacgacggacTGGACGAAGAAGCTAAATTGCTACGCACCGGGAAAACCAAGCTACTGTGAGCTGGGATTAGTGTCACGTGATGGCTTTGCTGTTATTGACGATACAAATCGAGTCAGATTTGACAACTCTAGTTGGCCTTGGCTGATTAATTCGTCACTTCCTGAGCCATCTTCGGAATCCTGCGACATTCCCGCCGACGAAAGGGAAGACTGTATCGCTCTGAGCGAGAACTCGGACACGTGCGTAGCACGCGGTTGCTGTCACGGCAAAAACCTGAACGGCGTGCCTAGTTGCTACTACAGCAGTACTGCAGTGCGAGACCTCTATTTTTTTGGGCACGGACACGATTATGTAAAAGCTCTTGGGGACTTTGTATCAATAGCTGGACCTATAGCGTTGCCACCTAAATATGTATTCGGAGTCTTCTACTCGCGATATTGGGCGTACAGCGACTTTGAAGAAAAGACCATTATAAGAGATTTCATGAATCACGGCGTTCCTCTAGACGTTCTCGTACTCGATATGGATTGGCATTACACGTTTAGTGGCCACAAGACGCCTACCGGTAATGGGACCGGGTGGACCGGATACACGTTTGACAATCATCTCTTTCCAAATCCTCAAAGATTTCTTGAGTGGTGCCACTCGCATGGTCTTCACGTCACCGTCAATTTGCACCCGGCCGGCGGAATACAACCGTGGGAGGAGAAGTACGCAGACATGGCGCGAGCCATGGGAATTGATCCCAGTACGAATGAGACCGTTCGATTTGATTTATCTAGCAAAGCTTTCGTCACAAACTGGTTTAACATTGTACTCGCTGAGCGAGAACGACAAG GCGATCATCGATATCCGATCGGATTTTCCGGCGACACGCGAGTCACGTGGGAGACGCTCTCCTTTCAA AGTCACGACATCGGCGGGCACGTGGGCGCGGCGTGGTCTGAGATATACGTGCGCTGGGTTCAATTTGGCGTCTTTTCGCCTATATTTCGACCTCATTCTCATAAGAACGTAGAAATGTATCGACTCATATGGAAATACCCGTCGGACGTTTATCACATACTGCGATCTTACTTTGTTCTGCGCGGCGCTCTTGTGCCCTACATCTACACCTACGCGAGAGTCGCTTACGATACCGGGGTATCGCTTATTCGACCCGTTTACGATACCGGGGTATCGCTTATTCGACCCGTTTATTATGTTTATCCGGAGCTGAGCCAATCGTACGATCCAGCCTTTCGCTCGCAGTACTTTTTTGGGGAGTCGTTTTTTGTGTCTCCCGTCATCACGCCTGAAGACAACGTCACCCAGCTTGCATCTACAACGATTTGGTTTCCGGGAGACGCCAACGAAACTTACGTAGGTGTCAACTCGGGGCTTGTATATCCAAGTGGAACTGTAGTTAATTTTACGTGGACACTTTATGAAGCGCCCGTGTTTGGAATAGCCGGCAGCATCGTTCCCATGCGCGTGGATGCCGACGCTACGCGCATCGGATCGGCTCGAGAAATACCAAACAGC TTTTATGGCGCGTGGCCTGCGAAAGAAGTTACAATCAAAGGCAAGTCAGTTCCGTTGGCGTCGTATGAGTCTGCGTGCATGACGGAGTGTTGGTCATACGATGGCTCATCTCTTTTGCTGTATGTTAATATTCCGCCCTTGTCTTTGACCGAAATGATATCTGTGAAAGTTGTGAGCATGTTTCCGCTTCCCGCTTCTGAGCTGGGCATGGGCTTTCCGCGGCTGCTGAAGCGACTCAAGACGATCAAGTCGCTTTTTGACGTTAGTGGTGGAAATCAGGAGGACTGTTGGACGCTTCTGACTGCAGCGGAAACTGGGGAGAGAATAACGGACAATGTAGCGTCTGCCGAGAAAGAGCTTAAGATGTTCACGAGCAATCTTAGCAATCTTCGTGGCGGAGTTGAGGAAGTCAGACATGAAAAGAGGCTTGATAAAGCTGCAAAGACTATTAAACTGGCTCAGCTTGCGAACTGA
- the LOC136183963 gene encoding kinesin-like protein KIF3A — translation MATNAAPPIGPSVAVRMRPRLARERMWRLRAADRLLVDERSRCVVLHRNQHQPKELRFDYVFSHRTSQHKLYTSCQIPKQIKAILRGDVTRASIIAYGQSGSGKTYSLHGDDEYPAIIQHAACDLFKNIEYAKEAGSSTKYDVTLSFLQIVNDRLRDLLNTSTPSDLLHVRDATKDGGAHVDGLTTIPVKNADHVMHVLRGGTSKTSQQAIKASFQSTISHTVVTLNVTSTSTSTKSGAEVRTGQLQFVDLAGADTPPTGGGGSGAGAAARKSSLSLFTLGQVVLALSRTKSQDSSSGGGFIPFRNSVLTRILKDSLSSGRCQTLILVCISPLQSNLHETINSLKFAAMAKYRDVKFPGSGGVRRGERFLPEVKSGYDPASRISSAALSEHHQSIPGQMGPTSTTTEAAASAAFALPQPHVESSDPTSFENDDNRAMEPLVFAQAARSVGLDPGDYILYLADRSMKPEQFAEAARNSGMGLIQFARHTASARIHPMDFAKHYGLLHNSCPEDPTQAWAPYLWDTSMQELLDYAWSLEEGIPTQDRTVRGVPLSRVFSGADAAAFFLDALEGVDNVDDALRVGSKLLIMGIIRSVSGDGFYATPTRLYQFCYEDTISAQMRKETFLDDFPEATEQVRSGSAKSATCTLV, via the coding sequence ATGGCGACGAATGCCGCTCCACCGATTGGTCCATCCGTCGCCGTGCGGATGCGACCAAGgcttgcgcgcgagcgaatgTGGCGCCTTCGCGCGGCCGAtcgtctcctcgtcgacgaacgctcgCGCTGCGTCGTTCTCCATCGGAATCAACATCAGCCCAAGGAGCTGCGATTCGACTACGTCTTCTCGCATCGCACGTCGCAGCACAAGCTCTACACGAGCTGTCAAATACCGAAGCAAATCAAAGCCATTCTccgcggtgacgtcacgagggCGAGCATCATCGCTTACGGCCAATCGGGCTCGGGAAAGACGTACAGTctccacggcgacgacgaatatcCGGCGATCATACAGCACGCCGCTTGCGATCTATTCAAAAACATCGAATACGCGAAAGAGGCGGGGTCGTCTACgaagtatgacgtcaccctgtcatttcttcaaatcgtcaACGATCGACTTCGCGATCTCTTGAatacgtcgacgccgtccgaTCTGCTTCACgttcgcgacgcgacgaaagacggcggcgctcACGTCGACggtttgacgacgattccagTGAAGAATGCAGATCACGTGATGCACGTCTTACGCGGCGGcacgtcgaagacgagtcAACAGGCGATCAAGGCATCGTTTCAAAGTACGATCAGTCACACGGTAGTGACTTTGaatgtgacgtcgacgtcgacgtcgacgaagagcgGAGCAGAAGTGAGAACAGGTCAATTGCAGTTTGTTGACCTTGCCGGTGCCGACACTCCTCCGACGGGTGGAGGCGGAAGCGGTGCCGGTGCCGCCGCTCGAAAGTCGTCTCTCTCCTTATTTACGCTCGGTCAAGTCGTGCTGGCATTGTCTCGCACGAAAAGTCAGGACTCGTCGTCTGGCGGCGGCTTTATTCCCTTTAGAAATTCGGTTCTGACTCGCATTCTAAAGGATAGTCTCAGCAGTGGCCGGTGTCAGACTCTCATTCTCGTCTGCATCAGTCCGCTTCAGTCGAATCTACACGAGACGATTAACAGCTTGAAGTTTGCCGCCATGGCCAAgtatcgtgacgtcaaatttcccGGAAGCGGTGGAGTTCGTCGAGgagaacgatttcttcccGAAGTAAAATCCGGCTATGATCCCGCCTCTCGAATATCGTCCGCCGCTCTATCGGAACATCATCAGTCTATACCTGGTCAAATGGgcccgacgtcgacgacgacggaagcggcggcgtcggcagCGTTTGCTCTTCCTCAACCCCACGTCGAGTCGTCGGATCCGACGTcgtttgaaaacgacgacaatcgcgCCATGGAACCGCTCGTCTTCGCGCAAGCGGCTCGGAGCGTCGGACTCGATCCCGGCGACTACATTCTTTATCTCGCCGACAGGTCGATGAAACCGGAACAGTTTGCCGAAGCGGCTCGAAACTCGGGAATGGGGCTCATTCAGTTTGCGCGGCACACGGCGTCGGCTCGCATTCATCCCATGGACTTCGCCAAGCACTACGGCCTTTTGCACAACTCTTGCCCGGAGGATCCGACGCAAGCGTGGGCTCCTTACCTGTGGGACACGTCCATGCAAGAATTGCTCGATTACGCTTGGTCTCTCGAGGAAGGCATACCCACGCAAGATCGAACCGTTCGCGGCGTACCTCTTTCGCGTGTTTTTTCGGGTGCCGACGCGGCTGCGTTTTTTCTCGACGCTCTCGAAGGcgtcgacaacgtcgacgatgcgCTACGCGTCGGGAGTAAGTTACTGATTATGGGAATCATTAGGAGCGTGAGCGGCGACGGGTTCTATGCCACGCCGACTCGGCTGTATCAGTTTTGCTACGAGGATACGATTTCGGCGCAGATGCGTAAAGAGACTTTTCTTGACGACTTTCCAGAGGCCACCGAGCAGGTTCGTAGTGGTAGTGCTAAGAGTGCGACGTGTACTCTGGTTTGA
- the LOC136200389 gene encoding ultraviolet-sensitive opsin-like, producing MTYAAKLQSNMSGSGLEASGLETMNSTQNQSNSTEFILREAFDPGLPLKATVFVLACLQLLFCGTALVAIIRVRALRVGQNVCIVNLVLSDIVRAALLFLTFSYQLKAYKYGSDERRNTCVFMLFLDNWQSFWSMWATVLILQSRHSTIRDPLAPGITTRKATIASVITCLMGIVIVLPLFFTWTKYKVTYIIGKDGYFLAVCFRDVSNFTGYVSFTFFFTGVSHWLPFAIVIYYLVRTLKLVAQSAKERRQLSAVDSNANNATTTPLYKSKALLYVILIVVSNAILPVPYIIVQILQIFRGVERRLLSVVGIIFTLNFLVNAIFYCYWVRTFLRSIWDIVRCRKVRTMISVRN from the exons ATG ACGTACGCTGCCAAGCTCCAAAGTAACATGAGCGGATCCGGTCTTGAAGCGTCGGGTCTCGAAACAATGAATTCAACTCAAAATCAATCGAATTCAACAGAATTCATTCTGAGGGAGGCATTCGACCCGGGTCTGCCTTTGAAAGCAACTGTCTTTGTCCTAGCATGTCTTCAGCTTCTGTTCTGCGGAACTGCACTTGTAGCAATCATCCGCGTTCGAGCTCTGCGCGTTGGCCAAAATGTTTGCATCGTCAACTTGGTTCTTTCCGACATCGTTCGTGCCGCGCTTCTATTTTTGACATTTTCCTATCAATTGAAGGCGTACAAATATGGCAGTGACGAACGAAGGAATACCTGCGTCTTTATGCTTTTCTTAGATAACTGGCAATCTTTCTGGTCAATGTGGGCAACTGTTCTCATATTGCAGAGTCGTCATTCAACAATCAGAGATCCTCTTGCACCTGGCATAACAActcgaaaagcgacgattgCAAGTGTCATTACGTGTCTGATGGGAATTGTCATTGTCCTGCCGCTTTTCTTCACCTGGACAAAGTACAAAGTCACATATATTATAGGAAAAGACGGTTATTTCTTAGCTGTATGCTTTCGGGACGTATCCAATTTCACAGGCTATGTCTCATTcacctttttctttactGGAGTATCTCATTGGCTGCCATTTGCAATTGTTATATATTATCTCGTGAGAACGTTGAAACTAGTTGCTCAAAGTGCAAAAGAACGGCGACAACTGTCTGCTGTAGACTCCAACGCAAACAACGCCACTACTACGCCTCTTTACAAATCCAAAGCACTCCTGTACGTCATCCTTATTGTCGTTTCAAACGCAATTCTTCCTGTACCGTACATTATCGTGCAGATACTTCAGATCTTTCGCGGAGTAGAACGGCGTCTTCTTTCAGTTGTTGGCATAATATTCACGCTGAACTTTCTCGTCAATGCAATCTTCTACTGTTACTGGGTTAGAACGTTTCTGCGTTCGATTTGGGATATTGTACGGTGCCGCAAAGTGCGCACAATGATTTCAGTGAGAAACTGA
- the LOC136200219 gene encoding mitochondrial cardiolipin hydrolase-like: protein MPRGNATGVFAAIFASSLAITALYGVYRLYRSLQDEPYSPEKTKKRRRKRARHGTPIQVLFFPDTRLLEQAYEAMTEFRAKQAGCVDIRVPSDDPRELTPFQILLRHISDAKTSLDICVYMITSQRIAAAVADAHSENIVVRVITDPSHVDTAGSQVAFFRSRGIEVRHGRASYLMHHKFIVIDERILINGSFNWTRTAALGNKENVMIIEDAVITRQFLAEFEKLWKEFDLAVVSFCDGNRRAIVKDATTTYVIIQTYSRYVNLLIFRC from the exons ATGCCTCGAGGCAATGCTACCGGCGTATTCGCGGCGATTTTCGCCTCCTCGCTCGCAATTACTGCTCTCTACGGCGTCTATCGTCTGTATCGCAGCCTGCAAGACGAACCCTACTCGccagagaagacgaagaagcgtcgCCGGAAGCGAGCCCGACACGGAACGCCCATTCAAGTCCTGTTCTTTCCCGACACTCGCCTTCTCGAGCAAGCCTACGAAGCGATGACGGAATTTCGTGCAAAACAAGCGGGTTGCGTCGATATCCGGGTTCCGTCGGACGACCCAAGGGAACTGACCCCGTTTCAAATTCTTCTCAGGCACATATCGGATGCGAAGACAAGTCTCGACATATGCGTCTATATGATCACATCGCAGAGAATCGCGGCGGCCGTCGCCGATGCGCACAGTGAGAATATCGTCGTTCGAGTCATCACCGATCCTAGTCACGTGGACACCGCTGGATCGCAG GTTGCGTTTTTTCGGAGCCGTGGTATCGAAGTTCGGCACGGACGCGCTTCCTATCTGATGCATCACAAGTTCATTGTCATTGACGAGCGAATATTGATCAACGGCTCGTTCAATTGGACTCGAACCGCGGCGTTGGGAAACAAAGAGAACGTGATGATCATCGAAGACGCGGTCATAACGCGACAGTTCTTAGCcgaattcgaaaaattgTGGAAGGAATTCGATCTCGCTGTAGT ATCTTTTTGTGACGGTAATAGGCGCGCGATAGTCAAGGATGCAACCAcaacgtacgtcatcatacAGACGTACAGTAGGTACGTCAATTTACTTATATTTCGTTGTTGA
- the LOC136200327 gene encoding uncharacterized protein: MKTAYLGVLLLAAVVEEIKPDNLLCAPQGLPLSRGTLVYPVPDPEKWPNFYDEVRDCEWQFRTSRCNRIVVTVEFLDTEQGDVVEIIDEATNRVLGRLSGRSNESPRFPKQYVSCYAEMTIRFITNRNGKRGEGFKISYTADTNMVNSKIISSGRVGADWTICGHVDRPACLNFFNIRNNTYYFYVDVLNSKGDNWQRSKISYEEGSSKTVIAKRLIKFQLRSRLYEGFKAKLCGSLTCKGTSSVLHGGWTSVSRWYCEKIEQIVCDKGYQMYGWELRTCRYDGKWNSPSSRCDRIKCPNVTNVTIGSGSFIHFNKIRSEFYLDEEIEWKCERGYSHLEEYSDDLPSHVRLRFQERVLSKYGKNIHDMTISELIENDISMLFATQKGKIICTADGWTRFPKCEFIECFELSGSLENGIVSGMEYYLSTRRFSCNSGFALVGYSFATCMVNFEWSVPLPKCLPKADFDLVKNQIATFENKFLLPLATYSRNAQPDENMLEEHDRLDAQSDVKLDLLLAFNIHSETPYEDAYELFRNKTIMNFPIEAEKTRVAVLVFDNVSTWNFIPGKKTEAEKKRATVIYYNTGTWGKIHDEIADTITRAPFNRSETYEEFTDKINLMFEKGIGGKPRDAKRAAVIVHGKYPLIHNKQRALAAKKRFKQLNVKAIHISTQEMSLPHNIPSMDLIVFNITKHFRNFVNYSSPTTVDDLCGVAGAPGRHYPFSNFSVAAHGAWPWLVTVLGNGEYECDGVLVHRRWVVTGADCFKKATRTEGRLNGTIDKNKIEVRVGQYELDKDVITMSKYNRIGVLTRGDQPPSGLDVPRSMRKFKPDTLENNIAVLRLNTPPVGVNRFRKPICSPRYSEYNTMMSDEMIAVGQTAFLVGYQYVKDGERVFPNVPIESSVVIANLSECRQRWPAKTIIDSNLCVRGLPGDIRYGAMGTPLMCQDPKTNRYVLCGVGSFGFEGCNDGYAVYTNMRKYEEMIRDTVRME; this comes from the exons ATGAAAACGGCATACTTGGGTGTGCTTCTCCTAGCTGCCGTCGTTGAAG agATAAAACCGGACAACCTTTTGTGCGCACCTCAGGGTCTTCCTTTGAGTCGAGGGACCTTGGTGTATCCCGTACCAGACCCTGAAAAGTGGCCGAACTTCTATGACGAAGTCCGTGACTGCGAGTGGCAGTTCCGGACTTCCAGATGCAATCGGATAGTTGTAACGGTGGAGTTTCTTGACACCGAAcaaggagacgtcgtcgagatcaTAGATGAAGCAACGAACAGAGTCTTGGGCAGACTTTCAGGACGATCTAATGAGTCTCCCCGTTTTCCTAAACAGTACGTTTCTTGTTATGCCGAGATGACAATTCGTTTCATCACAAACCGAAATGGGAAAAGAGGAGAGGGATTTAAAATTTCCTACACAGCAGACA CAAACATGGTCAATTCAAAAATTATTTCGTCGGGGAGAGTTGGAGCCGACTGGACAATTTGCGGACATGTCGATCGCCCGGCCtgtttgaatttcttcaatatccGCAACAACACATATTATTTTTACGTCGATGTTTTGAACAGCAAAGGCGACAATTGGCAAAGAAGCAAAATATCTTACGAAGAAGGTTCAAGCAAGACTGTCATTGCTAAAAGACTAATTAAGTTTCAACTAAGAAGCAGACTCTACGAAGGCTTTAAAGCTAAACTCTGCG gttcATTGACGTGTAAAGGTACTTCTTCAGTGCTACATGGAGGCTGGACTTCCGTATCTAGATGGTACTGTGAAAAAATAGAGCAAATCGTCTGCGATAAAGGCTACCAAATGTACGGTTGGGAACTAAGAACTTGTAGATACGACGGAAAATGGAATTCTCCAAGTTCTCGGTGCGACA GAATAAAGTGTCCCAATGTAACTAATGTAACCATCGGCAGCGGAAGTTTTATTCATTTCAACAAAATCCGAAGCGAATTTTACCTTGATGAAGAAATAGAGTGGAAATGCGAAAGGGGCTACTCTCACCTAGAAGAATATTCCGATGACCTTCCCTCTCATGTCAGATTGCGCTTTCAGGAACGAGTGTTGTCTAAGTACGGCAAAAATATCCATGATATGACGATAAGCGAACTCATCGAGAACGACATTTCCATGCTTTTCGCCAcacaaaaaggaaaaatcaTTTGCACGGCTGATGGATGGACAAGATTTCCAAAATGCGAAT TTATTGAATGTTTCGAGCTTTCCGGTAGTCTAGAAAACGGCATTGTTTCCGGTATGGAATACTATTTGTCGACTCGCCGCTTTTCTTGCAACAGTGGATTTGCTCTTGTTGGCTACAGTTTCGCCACCTGCATGGTTAATTTCGAATGGAGCGTCCCTCTTCCAAAAT GTCTACCCAAAGCTGATTTTGATTTGGTTAAAAACCAAATCGCGACGTTTGAAAACAAATTCTTGCTTCCCTTAGCAACATATTCTCGCAATGCTCAACCCGACGAGAATATGCTTGAAGAGCACGATCGCCTCGACGCTCAGTCCGACGTCAAACTGGATCTTCTCCTCGCTTTCAATATTCACTCGGAAACTCCTTACGAAGACGCGTATGAACTATTTCGAAATAAGACTATTATGAACTTCCCAATTGAGGCAGAAAAGACCCGCGTAGCTGTCTTAGTTTTCGATAATGTGTCGACGTGGAACTTCATACCTGGAAAAAAGACTGAGGCAGAAAAGAAGCGCGCTACTGTCATATATTACAATACGGGGACGTGGGGAAAAATACACGATGAAATAGCTGACACGATCACACGAGCTCCTTTTAACAGATCTGAAACTTACGAAGAGTTCACAGACAAGATTAACTTGATGTTTGAGAAGGGAATAGGCGGTAAACCAAGAGATGCGAAGAGAGCGGCTGTAATTGTTCACGGGAAATATCCATTGATCCATAATAAACAACGCGCTTTGGCTGCAAAGAAGCGTTTCAAGCAATTGAACGTCAAAGCAATTCACATTTCAACGCAGGAGATGAGCTTGCCGCACAATATACCCTCGATGGACTTAATCGTATTCAATATCACCAAACATTTCCGCAATTTTGTGAACTATTCGAGCCCAA CGACGGTCGATGATCTTTGCGGTGTAGCTGGCGCTCCGGGCCGGCACTATCCCTTTTCCAACTTTTCAGTTGCAGCACATGGGGCCTGGCCCTGGCTCGTCACCGTCCTTGGTAACGGAGAGTATGaatgcgacggcgttctcgttCACCGTCGATGGGTAGTCACTGGTGCTGACTGTTTCAAAAAGGCAACTCGTACGGAAGGTAGGTTAAACGGCACAATcgacaaaaataaaatagaagTTCGAGTTGGACAATACGAACTGGACAAAGACGTAATAACAATGAGCAAATACAACAGAATCGGCGTTCTGACTCGAGGAGATCAACCACCGTCTGGACTGGATGTGCCGCGTTCAATGAGAAAGTTCAAACCGGATACACTCGAAAATAACATTGCTGTGCTAAGGCTCAACACACCACCAGTAGGGGTGAATCGCTTTCGAAAACCTATTTGTTCCCCAAGGTATTCGGAGTATAACACGATGATGAGCGATGAAATGATTGCAGTCGGACAGACGGCGTTCCTTGTGGGGTACCAATACGTGAAAGATGGCGAAAGAGTCTTTCCGAATGTTCCTATTGAGTCGAGTGTTGTTATAGCTAATTTGTCCGAGTGCAGGCAGAGGTGGCCTGCGAAAACCATTATAGATT
- the LOC136199951 gene encoding rhodopsin-like, whose amino-acid sequence MNFTLQAALLNDSPANASTQIGISLLRMVFLYLNAVPGAIETILCAVVLISAVRAKISCSPPNLLVLASATGDMIRGLHSCSALILYDKPVERTHLNEVVCCAYRWFHVFQYATSCWLMVAIAYSRYDVVARPLSPRLTKRRVWIVIVASMFLSALFATFPLIGWNKYHLRKMRSGAGYRCSSTDQSLSAAQRSFVLVNYGINSVVPMILVLVFLTRIVPYAVRSARWNRQRKNAQRISTKAVNKIQIDRMDLVKSKAFRYAILIVASNIVFSAPFLVVKILSDYFELVSQDNFVCPTSKFIFSTGFVINSILYVFWARTFQTSLSYIFCFWRPRNGLNRTDNGQSPPASQSHRFLMTCSSRVDHNV is encoded by the coding sequence ATGAACTTCACACTTCAAGCAGCACTCCTCAACGACTCGCCGGCTAACGCTTCGACGCAAATTGGCATCAGTCTCCTCCGCATGGTGTTTCTCTACTTAAATGCCGTACCCGGAGCAATCGAAACGATTCTCTGCGCTGTCGTTTTGATTTCGGCCGTCAGAGCGAAAATTTCCTGTTCGCCGCCGAACCTTCTCGTTCTTGCATCGGCAACGGGCGACATGATTCGAGGCTTGCACAGCTGCTCCGCCCTAATCCTCTACGACAAACCGGTCGAGCGTACGCATCTCAACGAAGTGGTGTGCTGCGCCTACAGGTGGTTTCACGTGTTCCAATATGCGACCTCCTGTTGGCTGATGGTTGCTATCGCCTACAGTCgttacgacgtcgtcgctcgcccATTAAGTCCTCGGTTAACGAAACGGCGCGTTTGGATTGTGATCGTAGCATCTATGTTTCTGTCGGCACTTTTTGCCACCTTTCCGCTAATCGGTTGGAACAAATATCACCTACGAAAAATGCGTTCCGGCGCCGGCTATCGCTGCTCGAGTACCGATCAAAGTCTGAGTGCTGCTCAAAGATCCTTTGTACTCGTTAACTACGGAATCAACAGCGTAGTGCCCATGATACTGGTCTTAGTATTCCTGACTCGTATTGTGCCGTATGCCGTTCGAAGTGCCCGGTGGAATAGGCAGAGAAAGAATGCACAAAGAATTTCAACAAAAGCAGTTAACAAAATTCAAATAGATCGGATGGATTTAGTCAAAtcaaaagcgtttcgatATGCTATACTTATCGTCGCATCTAACATAGTGTTTTCGGCGCCGTTCCTTGTTGTGAAAATTCTAAGCGATTATTTTGAACTCGTCAGTCAGGACAACTTTGTCTGCCCGACGAGCAAATTCATTTTCTCCACGGGTTTTGTCATAAATTCGATTCTGTACGTCTTTTGGGCTAGAACTTTTCAGACGAGTTTGAGTTACATCTTCTGCTTTTGGCGTCCCCGCAACGGCTTAAACCGTACTGACAACGGTCAATCACCCCCCGCCTCTCAGAGTCACAGGTTTCTAATGACGTGTTCCAGCCGGGTGGATCACAATGTCTGA